Proteins encoded within one genomic window of Strix uralensis isolate ZFMK-TIS-50842 chromosome 32, bStrUra1, whole genome shotgun sequence:
- the TPM3 gene encoding tropomyosin alpha-3 chain isoform X17, whose translation MEAIKKKMQMLKLDKENALDRAEQAEAEQKQAEERSKQLEDELAAMQKKLKGTEDELDKYSEALKDAQEKLELAEKKAADAEAEVASLNRRIQLVEEELDRAQERLATALQKLEEAEKAADESERGMKVIENRALKDEEKMELQEIQLKEAKHIAEEADRKYEEVARKLVIIEGDLERTEERAELAESRCRELREQIRMMDQNLKCLSVAEEKYSQKEDKYEEEIKILTDKLKEAETRAEFAERSVAKLEKTIDDLEERLYSQLEKNRLLSNELKLTLHDLCD comes from the exons ATGGAGGCCATCAAGAAGAAGATGCAGATGCTGAAGCTGGACAAGGAGAACGCCCTGGATAGGGCGGAGCAGGCGGAGGCTGAGcagaagcaggcagaggagcGGAGTAAGCAG CTGGAGGACGAGCTCGCTGCCATGCAGAAGAAGCTGAAGGGGACAGAGGATGAGCTGGACAAATACTCCGAGGCCCTGAAAGATGCCCAAGAGAAGctggagctggcggagaagaaggcGGCGGAT GCTGAAGCAGAAGTGGCATCTTTGAATCGCCGTATccagctggtagaggaggagtTAGACCGAGCCCAGGAGCGCCTTGccacagctctgcagaagctggaggaggcagagaaggcTGCAGATGAAAGTGAAAG AGGCATGAAAGTGATTGAAAACAGAGCTCTGAAGGATGAGGAGAAGATGGAACTGCAGGAGATCCAGCTCAAGGAAGCCAAGCACATCGCAGAGGAGGCGGACAGGAAGTATGAGGAG GTTGCTCGGAAACTGGTGATCATAGAAGGAGATCTGGAGCGCACTGAGGAGAGAGCTGAGCTTGCAGAGTC TCGTTGCCGGGAGCTGCGGGAGCAGATCAGAATGATGGACCAGAACTTGAAGTGTCTGTCTGTTGCCGAAGAAAAG TACTCTCAAAAAGAGGATAAATACGAAGAAGAGATCAAGATCCTGACTGATAAACTCAAAGAg GCGGAGACCCGGGCTGAATTCGCTGAACGGTCTGTAGCCAAGCTGGAGAAGACCATTGATGATTTGGAAG
- the TPM3 gene encoding tropomyosin alpha-3 chain isoform X15, translating to MEAIKKKMQMLKLDKENALDRAEQAEAEQKQAEERSKQLEDELAAMQKKLKGTEDELDKYSEALKDAQEKLELAEKKAADAEAEVASLNRRIQLVEEELDRAQERLATALQKLEEAEKAADESERGMKVIENRALKDEEKMELQEIQLKEAKHIAEEADRKYEEVARKLVIIEGDLERTEERAELAESRCRELREQIRMMDQNLKCLSVAEEKYSQKEDKYEEEIKILTDKLKEAETRAEFAERSVAKLEKTIDDLEDKLKSTKEEHLCTQRMLDQTLLDLNEM from the exons ATGGAGGCCATCAAGAAGAAGATGCAGATGCTGAAGCTGGACAAGGAGAACGCCCTGGATAGGGCGGAGCAGGCGGAGGCTGAGcagaagcaggcagaggagcGGAGTAAGCAG CTGGAGGACGAGCTCGCTGCCATGCAGAAGAAGCTGAAGGGGACAGAGGATGAGCTGGACAAATACTCCGAGGCCCTGAAAGATGCCCAAGAGAAGctggagctggcggagaagaaggcGGCGGAT GCTGAAGCAGAAGTGGCATCTTTGAATCGCCGTATccagctggtagaggaggagtTAGACCGAGCCCAGGAGCGCCTTGccacagctctgcagaagctggaggaggcagagaaggcTGCAGATGAAAGTGAAAG AGGCATGAAAGTGATTGAAAACAGAGCTCTGAAGGATGAGGAGAAGATGGAACTGCAGGAGATCCAGCTCAAGGAAGCCAAGCACATCGCAGAGGAGGCGGACAGGAAGTATGAGGAG GTTGCTCGGAAACTGGTGATCATAGAAGGAGATCTGGAGCGCACTGAGGAGAGAGCTGAGCTTGCAGAGTC TCGTTGCCGGGAGCTGCGGGAGCAGATCAGAATGATGGACCAGAACTTGAAGTGTCTGTCTGTTGCCGAAGAAAAG TACTCTCAAAAAGAGGATAAATACGAAGAAGAGATCAAGATCCTGACTGATAAACTCAAAGAg GCGGAGACCCGGGCTGAATTCGCTGAACGGTCTGTAGCCAAGCTGGAGAAGACCATTGATGATTTGGAAG
- the TPM3 gene encoding tropomyosin alpha-3 chain isoform X16 has product MEAIKKKMQMLKLDKENALDRAEQAEAEQKQAEERSKQLEDELAAMQKKLKGTEDELDKYSEALKDAQEKLELAEKKAADAEAEVASLNRRIQLVEEELDRAQERLATALQKLEEAEKAADESERGMKVIENRALKDEEKMELQEIQLKEAKHIAEEADRKYEEVARKLVIIEGDLERTEERAELAESKCSELEEELKNVTNNLKSLEAQAEKYSQKEDKYEEEIKILTDKLKEAETRAEFAERSVAKLEKTIDDLEERLYSQLEKNRLLSNELKLTLHDLCD; this is encoded by the exons ATGGAGGCCATCAAGAAGAAGATGCAGATGCTGAAGCTGGACAAGGAGAACGCCCTGGATAGGGCGGAGCAGGCGGAGGCTGAGcagaagcaggcagaggagcGGAGTAAGCAG CTGGAGGACGAGCTCGCTGCCATGCAGAAGAAGCTGAAGGGGACAGAGGATGAGCTGGACAAATACTCCGAGGCCCTGAAAGATGCCCAAGAGAAGctggagctggcggagaagaaggcGGCGGAT GCTGAAGCAGAAGTGGCATCTTTGAATCGCCGTATccagctggtagaggaggagtTAGACCGAGCCCAGGAGCGCCTTGccacagctctgcagaagctggaggaggcagagaaggcTGCAGATGAAAGTGAAAG AGGCATGAAAGTGATTGAAAACAGAGCTCTGAAGGATGAGGAGAAGATGGAACTGCAGGAGATCCAGCTCAAGGAAGCCAAGCACATCGCAGAGGAGGCGGACAGGAAGTATGAGGAG GTTGCTCGGAAACTGGTGATCATAGAAGGAGATCTGGAGCGCACTGAGGAGAGAGCTGAGCTTGCAGAGTC TAAATGTTCCGAGCTggaagaagagctgaagaatgTCACCAACAATCTCAAGTCTCTTGAGGCTCAGGCTGAGAAG TACTCTCAAAAAGAGGATAAATACGAAGAAGAGATCAAGATCCTGACTGATAAACTCAAAGAg GCGGAGACCCGGGCTGAATTCGCTGAACGGTCTGTAGCCAAGCTGGAGAAGACCATTGATGATTTGGAAG
- the TPM3 gene encoding tropomyosin alpha-3 chain isoform X14, with amino-acid sequence MEAIKKKMQMLKLDKENALDRAEQAEAEQKQAEERSKQLEDELAAMQKKLKGTEDELDKYSEALKDAQEKLELAEKKAADAEAEVASLNRRIQLVEEELDRAQERLATALQKLEEAEKAADESERGMKVIENRALKDEEKMELQEIQLKEAKHIAEEADRKYEEVARKLVIIEGDLERTEERAELAESKCSELEEELKNVTNNLKSLEAQAEKYSQKEDKYEEEIKILTDKLKEAETRAEFAERSVAKLEKTIDDLEDKLKSTKEEHLCTQRMLDQTLLDLNEM; translated from the exons ATGGAGGCCATCAAGAAGAAGATGCAGATGCTGAAGCTGGACAAGGAGAACGCCCTGGATAGGGCGGAGCAGGCGGAGGCTGAGcagaagcaggcagaggagcGGAGTAAGCAG CTGGAGGACGAGCTCGCTGCCATGCAGAAGAAGCTGAAGGGGACAGAGGATGAGCTGGACAAATACTCCGAGGCCCTGAAAGATGCCCAAGAGAAGctggagctggcggagaagaaggcGGCGGAT GCTGAAGCAGAAGTGGCATCTTTGAATCGCCGTATccagctggtagaggaggagtTAGACCGAGCCCAGGAGCGCCTTGccacagctctgcagaagctggaggaggcagagaaggcTGCAGATGAAAGTGAAAG AGGCATGAAAGTGATTGAAAACAGAGCTCTGAAGGATGAGGAGAAGATGGAACTGCAGGAGATCCAGCTCAAGGAAGCCAAGCACATCGCAGAGGAGGCGGACAGGAAGTATGAGGAG GTTGCTCGGAAACTGGTGATCATAGAAGGAGATCTGGAGCGCACTGAGGAGAGAGCTGAGCTTGCAGAGTC TAAATGTTCCGAGCTggaagaagagctgaagaatgTCACCAACAATCTCAAGTCTCTTGAGGCTCAGGCTGAGAAG TACTCTCAAAAAGAGGATAAATACGAAGAAGAGATCAAGATCCTGACTGATAAACTCAAAGAg GCGGAGACCCGGGCTGAATTCGCTGAACGGTCTGTAGCCAAGCTGGAGAAGACCATTGATGATTTGGAAG